One part of the Nitrosophilus kaiyonis genome encodes these proteins:
- a CDS encoding cache domain-containing protein, with protein MLKRYSFLFILFTIFIIFGYENLNSFTKNFVINSFRTATKEFENEIDNKLKSTMAISLTLANDPHLYEIFKNKNSFLNKIKTLPSLYKKYTNYKNIWIQIFDKNGISIYRSWSKRKGDNLSNCRDDIKYLIENPKYLKTISICKYTIGLNAISPIYENKKLLGFVETISHFNSIEKNMKKLGYEIVILADKKYKNRFKYPISKKFIDGYYIANFNIDNNILNTIKNTDIEKIIKSRNFIKSEKYYIYSYPIKDFQKNIVGWAIFLKDKNDIKSALYQNSIFLRIFIFFAVITIFIALIIFIYSKDKERALKERNIYYFNILDSLQEIIILTDGKKIKYANRRFFDYFKDYKNIEDFTKKHKCICDFFVEEEGFLPSKINNKNWIDILIENINRPYKVKIAYNNKNFIFLVKASKIKENEYAVIFIDITKNYNYEQKLQEMAIKDKLTNLYNRTFFEKISKEQIKIAKEEKEDL; from the coding sequence ATGTTAAAAAGATATAGTTTCTTATTTATACTTTTTACTATTTTTATAATTTTTGGATATGAAAATTTAAATAGTTTTACAAAAAACTTTGTAATCAACTCTTTTAGAACTGCAACAAAAGAGTTTGAAAACGAGATAGATAATAAATTAAAAAGTACCATGGCAATTAGCCTGACTTTAGCTAATGATCCACATTTATATGAAATTTTTAAAAATAAAAATTCTTTTCTAAATAAAATCAAAACTTTACCATCTCTTTATAAAAAATATACAAATTATAAAAATATATGGATTCAAATTTTTGATAAAAATGGTATCTCTATTTACAGAAGCTGGTCTAAAAGAAAAGGAGATAATCTATCTAATTGCAGAGATGATATAAAATATCTAATTGAAAATCCAAAATATTTAAAAACTATCTCTATTTGTAAATACACAATAGGTTTAAATGCTATCTCTCCTATTTATGAAAACAAAAAACTTCTTGGTTTTGTAGAGACAATTAGCCATTTTAACTCAATTGAAAAAAATATGAAAAAACTTGGATATGAAATAGTAATATTAGCCGATAAAAAATATAAAAACAGATTCAAATATCCAATATCAAAAAAATTTATTGATGGATATTATATTGCAAATTTTAATATAGATAATAATATTTTAAATACTATAAAAAATACAGATATTGAAAAAATTATAAAAAGTAGAAATTTTATAAAGAGCGAAAAATATTATATTTATAGCTATCCTATTAAAGATTTTCAAAAAAATATTGTAGGATGGGCTATTTTTTTAAAAGACAAAAATGATATTAAATCTGCTCTTTATCAAAATAGTATTTTTTTAAGAATTTTTATATTTTTTGCTGTTATTACAATTTTCATTGCTTTAATAATATTTATATATTCAAAAGATAAAGAGAGAGCATTAAAAGAGAGAAATATATACTACTTTAATATATTAGATTCTTTGCAAGAGATAATAATTTTAACAGATGGTAAAAAAATTAAATATGCAAATAGAAGATTTTTTGACTATTTTAAAGATTATAAAAATATTGAAGATTTTACCAAAAAACATAAATGCATATGTGATTTTTTTGTTGAGGAAGAAGGCTTTTTACCATCTAAAATTAATAATAAAAATTGGATAGATATTTTAATAGAAAATATAAATAGACCATATAAAGTAAAAATCGCTTATAACAATAAAAATTTTATTTTTTTAGTAAAAGCTTCAAAAATTAAAGAGAATGAATATGCAGTTATTTTTATAGATATTACAAAAAATTATAATTATGAACAAAAACTTCAAGAGATGGCAATAAAAGATAAATTAACAAACCTTTATAATAGGACTTTTTTTGAAAAAATTTCTAAAGAGCAAATAAAGATTGCTAAAGAAGAGAAAGAAGATTTATAG
- a CDS encoding tRNA (5-methylaminomethyl-2-thiouridine)(34)-methyltransferase MnmD, whose product MKIVKSLDGTFTAYSENFDECYHNIKDGALSESLKKHVEVAFKFFEKKDDITILDICFGLGYNTFSTLYYLKKENINKKIHIISPEMDKELVQSLKNFSYPKEFDFLKDIIEKISNDFYYEDENIKIEVKIGNARDIIKKIDKKIDIVYQDPFSPKKNPLLWTVEYFKDISKILDYNALITTYSIATPVRLALYEAGFRVYEREIEGLKKQTIASFKSLPFKEINMKEKKRRSSSQPLRDKDVKKI is encoded by the coding sequence ATGAAAATAGTTAAAAGTTTAGATGGAACTTTTACAGCATACAGTGAAAATTTTGATGAGTGCTACCATAATATAAAAGATGGTGCACTTAGTGAATCATTAAAAAAGCATGTTGAAGTTGCATTTAAATTTTTTGAAAAAAAAGATGATATAACGATTTTAGATATATGTTTTGGTCTTGGTTACAACACTTTTTCTACTCTTTATTATCTAAAAAAAGAAAATATTAATAAAAAAATTCACATTATCTCTCCTGAAATGGATAAAGAACTGGTTCAATCATTAAAAAATTTTTCCTATCCAAAAGAGTTTGATTTTTTGAAAGATATTATTGAAAAAATAAGCAATGATTTTTATTATGAAGATGAAAATATTAAGATTGAAGTTAAAATAGGTAATGCAAGAGATATAATAAAAAAAATTGATAAAAAAATTGATATCGTTTATCAAGATCCATTTAGTCCTAAAAAAAATCCACTTTTATGGACGGTCGAATATTTTAAAGATATTTCAAAAATTTTAGATTATAATGCTCTTATAACAACATACTCTATTGCAACGCCAGTTAGACTTGCACTTTATGAAGCTGGATTTAGGGTATATGAAAGAGAAATAGAAGGGTTAAAAAAGCAGACTATTGCTTCTTTTAAATCTCTTCCTTTCAAAGAGATAAATATGAAAGAGAAAAAAAGAAGAAGCAGTTCTCAACCTTTAAGAGATAAAGATGTTAAAAAGATATAG
- the arsC gene encoding arsenate reductase (glutaredoxin) (This arsenate reductase requires both glutathione and glutaredoxin to convert arsenate to arsenite, after which the efflux transporter formed by ArsA and ArsB can extrude the arsenite from the cell, providing resistance.), translating to MAKYILWHNPRCAKSREGFKILEGLDVEVRKYLDNPPTCEELQEVLKKLNMKPSELVRKKEKLFRELGLKDADEETILKAMCEHPKLIERPILIKGDKAVLGRPPEKFKELIDENS from the coding sequence ATGGCAAAATACATTTTGTGGCATAATCCAAGATGTGCAAAAAGTAGAGAAGGATTTAAAATTTTAGAAGGTTTAGATGTAGAGGTTAGAAAATATTTAGATAATCCTCCAACTTGTGAAGAGTTACAAGAGGTATTGAAAAAATTAAATATGAAGCCAAGCGAATTGGTAAGAAAAAAAGAGAAACTTTTTCGTGAACTTGGACTCAAAGATGCTGACGAAGAGACAATTTTAAAGGCTATGTGCGAACATCCAAAACTAATTGAAAGGCCAATATTGATAAAAGGCGATAAAGCTGTTTTAGGTAGACCACCTGAAAAATTTAAAGAGCTTATTGATGAAAATAGTTAA
- the luxS gene encoding S-ribosylhomocysteine lyase, giving the protein MPLLESFMVDHTKMNAPGVRVAKDMQTPCGDNIRVYDLRFCKPNVEIMSEKGIHTLEHLFAGFMRDHLNSETVEIIDISPMGCRTGFYMSVIGKPTQLEVAQAWEKSMRDILDLKDIKDIPELNIYQCGSCYMHSLNGAQKIAKHIIEKGIGIMDNKELALDLSKIDIHKCDVNPEEIIVIG; this is encoded by the coding sequence ATGCCATTACTTGAGAGTTTTATGGTTGATCATACAAAAATGAATGCTCCTGGAGTAAGAGTAGCAAAGGATATGCAAACTCCTTGTGGAGATAATATAAGAGTTTATGATTTAAGATTTTGTAAACCAAATGTTGAAATCATGAGCGAAAAAGGAATTCATACTTTAGAGCATCTCTTTGCTGGTTTTATGAGAGATCATTTAAACAGTGAAACTGTAGAAATTATTGATATATCTCCAATGGGATGCAGAACTGGATTTTATATGAGCGTTATTGGAAAACCTACACAATTAGAAGTTGCACAAGCTTGGGAAAAAAGTATGAGAGATATTTTAGACCTAAAAGATATTAAAGATATTCCAGAGTTAAATATTTATCAATGTGGAAGTTGTTATATGCATTCATTAAATGGCGCTCAAAAAATAGCTAAACATATTATTGAAAAGGGTATAGGAATAATGGATAATAAAGAATTGGCTTTGGATTTAAGCAAGATTGATATCCATAAATGTGATGTAAATCCTGAAGAGATTATTGTAATAGGATAA
- a CDS encoding thiamine pyrophosphate-dependent enzyme, with product MTKKIKNLKEFSLSNDRYEGGNLMCPGCSHNIIVREVLNATNDPVIVATATGCLEVCTAVYPRTSWDVSWIHIGFENAAVAIATAEAAYQVLKRKGRLPEATKKMIEEGREPKFVAFGGDGGTYDIGFQSLSGAFERGHNFMYVCLDNEVYANTGGQRSSSTPIGASTTTSPAGTVSYGEKMMKKSMVEIMADHGAPYVAQVSPSKWKDLVKKVQKGFEAKGPVYINAQSACTTEWKHAPEDTIEVSDLGVESCVWPLYEIINERDEHGIIYSTKLNITYRPKNKIPVEEYLAAQPRFRHLFKPENRHIIDLWQKAVDTRWENLQRREEAGV from the coding sequence ATGACTAAAAAGATAAAAAATTTAAAAGAGTTTTCTCTTTCAAATGATAGATATGAAGGCGGGAACTTAATGTGTCCCGGGTGTTCGCACAATATTATAGTAAGAGAAGTATTAAATGCAACAAATGATCCTGTAATTGTTGCAACTGCAACGGGATGTTTAGAAGTTTGTACAGCTGTATATCCAAGAACAAGTTGGGATGTTAGTTGGATTCATATAGGGTTTGAAAATGCAGCAGTTGCTATTGCAACAGCAGAAGCAGCATATCAAGTATTAAAAAGAAAAGGAAGACTTCCTGAAGCTACAAAAAAGATGATAGAAGAGGGACGTGAGCCAAAATTTGTAGCATTTGGTGGTGATGGTGGAACATATGATATAGGATTTCAGAGTTTAAGTGGAGCATTTGAAAGAGGCCACAATTTTATGTATGTATGTTTAGATAATGAAGTATATGCAAATACTGGTGGTCAAAGAAGCTCTTCTACTCCTATTGGTGCAAGCACAACAACAAGTCCAGCTGGAACTGTCAGCTATGGTGAGAAGATGATGAAAAAAAGCATGGTTGAAATAATGGCTGACCATGGAGCTCCATATGTAGCACAAGTTAGTCCATCTAAATGGAAAGATTTAGTAAAAAAAGTTCAAAAAGGTTTTGAAGCAAAAGGGCCAGTTTATATTAATGCTCAAAGTGCTTGTACAACTGAGTGGAAACATGCTCCAGAAGATACTATAGAAGTTAGTGACCTTGGGGTTGAAAGCTGTGTATGGCCTCTTTATGAAATCATTAATGAAAGAGATGAGCATGGAATTATCTATAGTACAAAATTAAATATCACTTATAGACCTAAAAATAAAATACCTGTTGAAGAGTATCTTGCTGCTCAGCCAAGATTTAGACATCTATTTAAACCTGAAAATAGACATATTATTGACTTGTGGCAAAAAGCTGTTGATACAAGATGGGAAAATCTTCAAAGAAGAGAAGAGGCAGGAGTATAA
- a CDS encoding 2-oxoacid:ferredoxin oxidoreductase subunit alpha produces the protein MAKKYELNEVEVWDGNMAAAQALRQAQVDVVAAYPITPSTPIVQNYSKFLADGYVDGDFIMVESEHSAMSGCVAASAAGARAATATSSQGFALMVEVLYQASGMRLPIVLTVVNRALAAPLNVNGDHSDMYLGRDAGWINLCSYNPQEAYDLTLMAFKIGEDLDVRLPVMVHQDGFICSHTAQNVKPLQDEDAAAFIGEYKPVNTMLDVSNPVTHGVQTEEDWHFEHKARQHNDLMNSTKVIKKVFEEFKDLTGREYDLVYKYKMDDADIAIFALGTTVESAEIAADKMRENGVKAGVVSLRVLRPFPFKEIAEALSNIKAVGIMDRSAPGGTMGAMFNEISAAMLATGKSPILLNYIYGLGGRDTTIEQLLDIYKQLDECAKAGEAKYPLQQFIGLRGPKLSFF, from the coding sequence ATGGCAAAAAAGTATGAATTAAATGAAGTAGAGGTTTGGGATGGAAATATGGCTGCAGCTCAGGCACTTAGACAAGCTCAAGTTGATGTAGTTGCAGCATATCCTATTACTCCTTCTACACCGATAGTACAAAATTATTCAAAATTTTTAGCAGATGGTTATGTAGATGGTGATTTTATTATGGTTGAGAGTGAACACTCTGCTATGAGTGGTTGTGTTGCAGCAAGTGCTGCAGGAGCAAGGGCTGCTACTGCAACAAGTTCTCAAGGTTTTGCTTTAATGGTTGAAGTATTATACCAAGCAAGCGGTATGAGACTGCCTATAGTACTGACAGTGGTTAACAGAGCGCTTGCAGCTCCATTGAATGTTAATGGGGACCATTCAGATATGTATTTAGGTAGAGATGCTGGATGGATAAATCTTTGTTCATACAATCCTCAAGAAGCTTATGATTTAACTTTAATGGCTTTTAAAATTGGAGAGGATTTAGATGTTAGACTTCCAGTAATGGTACATCAAGATGGATTTATCTGTTCTCATACAGCACAAAATGTAAAACCTTTACAAGATGAGGATGCAGCAGCATTTATAGGTGAATACAAACCTGTAAATACGATGTTAGATGTTTCTAACCCTGTAACACATGGTGTTCAAACAGAAGAGGATTGGCATTTTGAACATAAAGCAAGACAGCATAATGATTTAATGAATTCAACAAAAGTGATAAAAAAAGTTTTTGAAGAGTTTAAAGATTTAACAGGTAGAGAGTATGATTTAGTGTATAAATATAAAATGGATGATGCAGATATTGCAATTTTTGCTCTTGGAACTACTGTTGAGAGTGCAGAAATTGCAGCTGACAAAATGAGAGAAAATGGAGTAAAAGCTGGTGTTGTAAGTCTTAGAGTTTTAAGACCTTTCCCATTTAAAGAAATAGCTGAGGCTCTATCAAATATTAAAGCAGTTGGTATTATGGATAGAAGTGCTCCAGGTGGAACTATGGGAGCAATGTTTAATGAAATAAGTGCAGCTATGCTTGCAACTGGAAAATCTCCAATTCTTTTAAATTATATTTATGGACTTGGCGGAAGAGATACAACAATTGAACAGTTGTTAGATATTTATAAACAGTTAGATGAATGTGCAAAAGCTGGTGAAGCTAAGTATCCATTACAGCAATTTATTGGGCTAAGAGGTCCAAAACTTAGCTTTTTTTAA
- a CDS encoding 4Fe-4S dicluster-binding protein → MAKDIKDLGWNELIPGAALFSFEEPVEDVVEVKPEERPYAPTNSHEYSVGDWRVEKPVFNRDLCIDCQFCWVFCPDIAILSRDKKMIGIQYDPCKGCGICVEVCPTNPKSLLMFPEHMENEEALKNWPKKEKK, encoded by the coding sequence ATGGCAAAAGATATTAAAGATTTAGGTTGGAATGAGCTAATTCCTGGAGCAGCTCTTTTCTCTTTTGAAGAGCCGGTAGAGGATGTTGTTGAGGTAAAACCTGAAGAGAGACCATATGCTCCAACAAACTCTCATGAATATAGTGTTGGTGATTGGAGGGTAGAAAAACCTGTTTTTAATAGAGATCTATGTATTGATTGTCAATTTTGCTGGGTTTTCTGTCCAGATATAGCAATACTTAGTAGAGATAAAAAAATGATAGGAATACAGTATGATCCATGTAAAGGGTGTGGTATTTGTGTTGAAGTTTGTCCAACAAATCCAAAATCTCTTTTAATGTTTCCAGAGCATATGGAAAATGAAGAGGCTTTAAAAAATTGGCCTAAAAAAGAAAAGAAATAA
- a CDS encoding pyruvate flavodoxin oxidoreductase subunit gamma — protein MLEIRWHSRAGQGAVTGAKGLADVVANTGKYVQAFAFYGSAKRGAAMTAYNRVDDKPILNHEKFMRPDYVLVIDPGLTYTADITANEKDTTKYIITTHLSKEELIKSQPKLEGKDVYVVDCMQISLDTIGRAIPNAPMLGALMKVSGMFELDYFQDAMKKVLSKFPQKIIDANMAAIERAYNEVK, from the coding sequence ATGTTAGAGATTAGATGGCATAGCCGCGCTGGACAAGGTGCTGTAACCGGAGCTAAAGGTCTTGCCGATGTTGTTGCAAATACGGGTAAATATGTACAAGCATTTGCGTTTTACGGTTCGGCAAAGCGTGGAGCAGCAATGACTGCATATAACAGGGTTGATGATAAACCAATATTAAACCATGAAAAATTTATGAGGCCAGATTATGTACTTGTTATAGATCCGGGTCTAACATATACTGCAGACATTACTGCAAATGAGAAAGATACAACCAAATATATAATCACAACACATTTAAGCAAAGAAGAGCTTATAAAGTCTCAACCAAAATTAGAGGGCAAAGATGTTTATGTTGTTGATTGTATGCAAATCTCTCTTGACACAATTGGAAGAGCAATTCCAAATGCTCCAATGCTTGGTGCTTTGATGAAAGTATCAGGTATGTTTGAACTTGATTATTTTCAAGATGCTATGAAAAAAGTTTTAAGTAAATTTCCTCAAAAAATAATAGATGCAAATATGGCTGCAATTGAGAGAGCCTATAACGAAGTTAAATAA
- a CDS encoding HAD family hydrolase: MKKTTILFDLDGTLIDSTEAILESFDYAFKKINLSTPSKEKILSLIGHPLDFMFFHLGIKKDIEKFVKAYKENYRVISKFKTKLLPYAKDSIEYAHSFAKLGVVTTKTGLYSKELLEYFEVSKFFDVVIGREDVINPKPHPEPILKAMHFMNSLKEHTWMIGDTCLDIESANAADIKSIALTCGYGSLNELKRCAIHIKNDSFEAVKFVKKCEKN; the protein is encoded by the coding sequence GTGAAAAAAACAACAATCCTTTTTGACCTTGATGGAACTCTTATTGATTCTACTGAGGCAATTTTAGAAAGTTTTGATTATGCATTTAAAAAAATTAATCTATCTACTCCATCAAAAGAGAAAATTTTATCTTTAATTGGCCATCCTTTAGATTTTATGTTTTTTCATCTTGGAATAAAAAAAGATATTGAAAAATTTGTAAAGGCATATAAAGAAAATTATAGAGTTATTTCAAAATTTAAAACAAAACTTTTGCCTTATGCAAAAGATAGTATTGAATATGCACACTCTTTTGCAAAGCTTGGAGTTGTTACAACAAAAACTGGTCTTTATTCAAAAGAACTATTAGAATATTTTGAAGTATCGAAATTTTTTGATGTTGTAATAGGAAGAGAAGATGTTATAAATCCAAAACCACATCCAGAACCAATTTTAAAAGCTATGCATTTTATGAACTCTTTAAAAGAGCATACATGGATGATAGGTGATACATGTTTAGATATTGAATCAGCAAATGCTGCTGATATTAAAAGCATAGCACTAACATGTGGATATGGCTCTTTAAATGAATTAAAAAGATGTGCAATCCATATTAAAAATGACTCATTTGAAGCAGTAAAGTTTGTAAAAAAGTGTGAAAAAAATTGA
- a CDS encoding peptide-binding protein: MKKIALLLIIAFSLFSSTLHLSISANPSRINPILATDSASGEISGWIFNSLVKYDKNGNIVGDLAKNFKFIDDKTLIFNLRKNVKWHDGVKFSAKDVLFTYKTITSPKVFTPYASEFRYVKNVEIVDDYTIKVTYKKPYFKALETWMMGILPEHLLKNEKDIMTSSFNQHPIGTGPYKLKKFKISEDIILEANENYFEHKPKIQNIVYHFIPDPSTQFLMLKSKKLDVGGLSPLQLERQIDKSFKEYYKIIEQPSHGYTYLGFNLKKEKFKDKRVREAISLAIDRKELVDILFFSHGKVCTGPFMPNTFAFNENIKAPKKDLKRAKKLLKEAGYDKNHPLVFEIATNSNNSIRLYAAQIIQYQLSKIGVKVKIKAMEWQAFLNTIVHPRNFDTILLGWGLGLTPDAYPLWHSKSDKPGGFNLVGYHNKKVDRLIEKAEVTVDRKKLSQIYKKIFAIIADDLPYIFLYIPNSITAVNKNIKNVEPSIVGIFHNEIDWIKP; the protein is encoded by the coding sequence ATGAAAAAAATTGCCCTTCTTTTAATAATTGCATTTTCTCTTTTTTCTTCTACCCTTCATTTATCTATAAGTGCAAATCCAAGTAGAATAAATCCTATTTTAGCAACAGATAGTGCAAGTGGAGAAATTTCAGGATGGATATTCAATTCATTAGTTAAATATGATAAAAATGGAAATATTGTTGGTGACCTTGCTAAAAATTTTAAATTTATAGATGATAAAACTTTAATTTTTAATCTAAGAAAAAACGTAAAATGGCACGATGGTGTAAAATTTAGTGCAAAAGATGTACTTTTTACCTATAAAACGATCACTTCTCCAAAAGTATTTACTCCATATGCAAGTGAATTTAGATATGTTAAAAATGTTGAAATTGTTGATGATTATACTATAAAAGTAACATATAAAAAGCCCTATTTTAAAGCTCTTGAGACTTGGATGATGGGGATATTGCCCGAACATCTATTAAAAAATGAAAAAGATATAATGACAAGCAGTTTCAATCAACATCCAATAGGTACTGGACCATATAAACTTAAAAAATTTAAAATTTCAGAAGATATTATTTTAGAGGCAAATGAAAATTATTTTGAGCATAAACCAAAAATTCAAAATATTGTTTACCATTTTATACCAGATCCATCTACCCAATTTCTTATGCTAAAATCAAAAAAGCTTGATGTTGGAGGACTCTCTCCGCTGCAATTAGAAAGGCAGATTGATAAAAGTTTTAAAGAGTATTATAAAATAATTGAACAACCATCTCATGGATATACATATCTTGGATTTAATTTAAAAAAGGAAAAATTTAAAGATAAAAGGGTTCGAGAAGCTATTAGCTTGGCAATAGATAGAAAAGAGCTTGTTGATATTTTGTTTTTCTCTCATGGAAAAGTTTGCACAGGCCCTTTTATGCCAAATACATTTGCATTTAATGAAAATATAAAAGCTCCAAAAAAAGATCTCAAAAGAGCAAAAAAGCTTTTAAAAGAGGCTGGATATGATAAAAATCATCCATTAGTTTTTGAAATAGCTACAAATTCCAATAATTCTATAAGACTTTATGCAGCACAAATTATTCAATATCAACTCTCAAAAATTGGTGTAAAAGTAAAAATAAAAGCTATGGAGTGGCAGGCCTTTTTAAATACAATAGTTCATCCAAGAAATTTTGATACTATTTTACTTGGATGGGGCCTTGGTTTAACTCCAGATGCATATCCACTCTGGCATAGCAAATCAGATAAGCCAGGAGGCTTTAATCTTGTAGGATATCATAATAAAAAGGTTGATAGATTAATAGAAAAAGCTGAAGTTACAGTAGATAGAAAAAAACTATCACAAATTTATAAAAAAATATTTGCAATAATTGCAGATGATCTTCCATATATATTTTTGTATATTCCAAACTCTATAACTGCTGTTAATAAAAATATAAAAAATGTAGAACCATCCATTGTAGGAATTTTTCATAATGAAATCGATTGGATTAAACCGTGA
- a CDS encoding rhodanese-like domain-containing protein, giving the protein MKRFLILLFLFSGLLMAGLKDLTPKDVEKLKNEGVVIIDIRTAPEWSQTGIIEGSKLITFFDMYGNYDIDKFMKEFSKYVPTKDTKFILVCRTGSRTKSVGDFLANQLGYKKAMHLAGGIYAWIREQKPVVRH; this is encoded by the coding sequence ATGAAAAGATTTTTAATACTACTATTTTTATTTTCAGGATTGCTAATGGCTGGTTTAAAAGATTTGACTCCAAAAGATGTTGAAAAACTAAAAAATGAAGGTGTTGTTATTATTGATATAAGAACTGCTCCAGAGTGGTCTCAAACTGGTATAATTGAGGGAAGCAAACTAATAACTTTTTTTGATATGTATGGAAATTATGATATTGATAAATTTATGAAAGAATTTTCAAAATATGTACCAACGAAAGATACAAAATTCATTCTGGTTTGCAGAACAGGAAGTAGAACAAAATCTGTTGGCGATTTTTTGGCAAATCAGCTCGGATATAAAAAAGCTATGCATTTAGCTGGCGGAATATATGCATGGATTAGGGAACAAAAGCCGGTAGTTAGGCATTAG
- the rpsI gene encoding 30S ribosomal protein S9, giving the protein MAKVYATGKRKTSVAKVWLTNGSGKIVVNGMSLDEWLGGHEAIKKRVKLPLALTKMEGSVDIVAKTLGGGYSAQADALKHGISKALVSFDESLRAILKPQGLLTRDSRVVERKKYGKHKARRSPQFSKR; this is encoded by the coding sequence ATGGCTAAAGTATATGCAACTGGCAAAAGAAAAACATCAGTAGCCAAAGTTTGGCTAACAAATGGAAGTGGAAAAATAGTTGTTAACGGTATGAGTCTTGATGAGTGGCTCGGAGGGCATGAGGCTATTAAAAAAAGAGTTAAACTTCCACTTGCTTTAACAAAAATGGAAGGCAGTGTTGATATTGTTGCAAAAACTCTTGGTGGTGGTTATTCTGCTCAAGCTGACGCTTTAAAGCATGGAATATCAAAAGCTTTAGTAAGTTTTGATGAATCGCTAAGAGCTATCTTGAAGCCTCAAGGATTATTAACAAGAGATTCAAGAGTTGTTGAAAGAAAAAAATACGGAAAACACAAAGCAAGAAGATCTCCACAGTTCTCAAAAAGATAA
- the rplM gene encoding 50S ribosomal protein L13, whose translation MKFTRSIKPEEVKRDWIVIDAEGKTFGRVITQIATLLRGKHKPYYTPHVDCGDYVVVINASKVNVSGNKLQNKMYHRHTGYFGGVKSEKLEELLNKNPEKLFKLATRGMLPKTKLGRKMLKKLKVYAGSEHPHTAQVKG comes from the coding sequence ATGAAATTTACAAGATCAATTAAACCTGAAGAGGTAAAAAGAGACTGGATTGTTATCGATGCCGAAGGGAAAACATTCGGTAGAGTTATAACTCAAATTGCAACTCTTTTAAGAGGAAAGCATAAACCTTACTATACTCCACATGTTGATTGTGGTGACTATGTTGTTGTAATCAATGCATCAAAAGTAAATGTAAGTGGAAATAAATTGCAAAATAAGATGTATCATAGACATACTGGTTATTTTGGAGGAGTTAAAAGCGAAAAGCTTGAAGAACTTCTAAATAAAAACCCAGAAAAACTTTTTAAACTTGCAACAAGAGGTATGCTTCCAAAAACAAAACTTGGAAGAAAAATGCTAAAAAAATTAAAAGTATATGCTGGAAGCGAACATCCGCATACAGCTCAAGTAAAGGGATAA